Below is a window of Streptomyces sp. ITFR-16 DNA.
TGGCGCGGGACGGCGGTGCGGATGGTGCGGGCCACCTCGCTGTCGAGCGAGACGCCGAAGAGCGTGCGGGCCACGATGGCGAGGGTCAGCTCGGTCATCTCGACCTGCAGATCGAGCCGGTCCCCGTCCCGCCAGCCGGACTGGAGGGCGTCGGAGAGCTCGGCGAAGGCGCGGCCGTAGCCGGCGATGCGCTCGTGGTGGAACATCGGCTGGATCAGTCTGCGCTGCTTGCGGTGGAAGGTGCCGTCGCTGGTGACCAGGCCGTTGCCGAGGATCACTTCGAGCGGGGCGGCCCACTTGCCGCGTCCGGCGCTCATGACGTCCTTGCCGAAGTTGCGGTGCGAGGTGACCAGGACCTCGTGGACCGCCTCCGGATCGCTGATCATGTACATATCCCGCCAGCCGAGCGGGATGCGCACGACCGGGCCGTACCGGTCGCGCAGCCCGGTGACGTAGTCCAGCGGATTGCCCGACATCGCGAGCAGGGCACGCAGCCGGCCGGAGGGGCCGGGGGCGGCGGTGCCGGTGGCCGGGGGAGCGGTGGAGACCTGGGTCATCGAGGAGCCTTCCTGAGGTGCGCGCACAAGTGGCGCCGATGGCACGGGCGTGGGCGGGGCGGCCGTCGGCCGGGGGTCACTCCTCGACGAAGCGCTGGAGGGCGAGCGAGACGTTCTGCCCGCCGAAGGCGAACGAGTTGGAGAGGGCCGCCCGCACCTCGTACGGACGGGCGGTGTTCGGCACGTAGTCGAGGTCGCACTCCGGGTCGGCCGCGTCCTGGTTGATGGTGGGCGGGATGATCCCGCGGTCGATGGCCAGGGCGCAGAACGCGGTCTCGGTCGCGCCGGCCGCGCCCAGCAGATGGCCGGTCATCGACTTGGTTGAGCTGACGGCCAGGTTCCCGCTGTGCGTGCCGAAGGCGGCCTTGACCGCCTTTGTCTCGGCGGCGTCGGAGAACGGTGTCGAGGTGCCATGGGCGTTGACGTGGTCGATCTCGCCCGGCCTGAGGCCGGCCTCGCGCAGCGCGGCGAGCATGGCGCGGGCGGCGCTCTCCCCCGTGGGATCGGGGGCGGTGACGTGGTAGGCGTCGCTGGTCTGGCCGTAGCCGCAGATCTCCGCGTAGACGTACGCGCCCCGCGCCGCGGCCGACTCCGCGGTCTCCAGGAGCAGCATGGTGGCGCCCTCTCCCATGACGAAGCCGTCCCGGTCCGCGGTGAACGGCCGGGAGGCCCGGTGGGGTTCGTCGTTGCGGCGGGAGAGCGCGCGCAGGTTGGCGAACCCCGCGATCAGGGGCGAGGCGATGCACGCCTCCGAGCCGCCCGCCAGCGCGGCCCCCGCATAGCCGTCGCGGACCAGCCGGTAGGCCTGCCCGATCGCGTCGGCCGAGGAGGCGCAGGCGGTGACCGGTGCGGCGCCGGGACCCCGGAAGCCGAAGCGCTGGGCGACCGTGCCCGCACCCATGTTGACGATGGAGCTGGGCACGAAGAACGGGGAGACCATCCGGGGCGCCTCCGCGTCCTTCAGCACCCCCTCCCTCATGGTGGCGGCGCCGCCGATGGCGCTCCCGATCACGGTGGCGGCACCGTCCCGGTCGATGCCGTCGAGGCCCGCGCGCTCGACGGCGAGTTCGGACGCGGCGATCGCGAAGTGGCAGAACCGGTCCAGGCGTCTGGCCTCCTTGGGCGTCAGCCAGTCGGCCGGGTCGAAGTCCCTCACCTCGGCGGCGATCCGCACCGGCAGCCGGCTCGCGTCGAAGCCCCGGATCGGTCCCGCACCGGAGGCCCCGGAGAGCAGCCGCGTCCAGACCGTCTCGGTGCCGACGCCGAGCGGGTTGACCATGCCGATGCCCGTCACCACCACCCGGTGACGCCAGGGGGCGGTGCTCATCCGGGCTCACCGGGTTCGGCGAGCCCGAAGAGGGACTCCATGCGTATCGCGAGCTGCACATCGCCCTCGATGCGCAGCCGGCCCTTGAGCAGCAGGTCCATGCCCTGGGCCGAGGCGGAGGCCATCTCCACGAAGCTGACCGCGTCCAGCGCGAGGGTGACCGCAGGCGCGCCCGATGCCGCCGCCTCGCGCACGTCACAGGTGTCCTCGGTCAGTACGAGGTCGTACGCGACGGTGCCGGCCGGCGGCCTGGCGACCTCCCAACGGGCCGTCCTCGGGCCGTCCGTGATCCCTCCGGTGTAGCGCTCGGGCATCCGCTCGAAGGCGGCGCGCAGCACGGCCTCGCCCTCGGGCGTGGCCAGCCAGGCCGCCAGCTCCTCGCGCGGCAGTCCGGCGAGGGCGGCGCGGATCTCGGGGAGTGCGCCGGAGCGCAGGACCGCGACGCGCTCAGGGGAGAAGGTGGGTTCGGCCGTCATGAGGGTTCCTCCGCTCGTGCGGGCACCGGCCCGCTGTTGATGATTCGGTCGACGGCCTGCCGGAGTTCCTGCCGGGGTGCGACGCCGGGCAGCCGGGCCAGGACATGGCCGTCGGGCCGTACGAGAACCGCTTCCGGCCCCCGCAGGGCGTAACGGTCGGCGAAGGCGCCGCCGGTGTCGCGCAGTCCGGGCCCGTCGCGGGTGATCACGGCCGCCGTGAGGGGCAGGCCCACGAGGGCCGGCACCTCCTGCGCCACCCGCTGCCAGACGGCTCCCGCCGCCCCGGTGAGCAGGGCGAAGCCGGTGCGGTTCAGATCGGTCGTGGAGATCCGGTCGCCGTCGACGTCGAGCCAGGCGTGCGGGGCCCGGTGGCCGGCCCGGGCGGTCGGCTCATAGGTCACCACGTCCTGCACCACCGGTTC
It encodes the following:
- the fabF gene encoding beta-ketoacyl-ACP synthase II, whose translation is MSTAPWRHRVVVTGIGMVNPLGVGTETVWTRLLSGASGAGPIRGFDASRLPVRIAAEVRDFDPADWLTPKEARRLDRFCHFAIAASELAVERAGLDGIDRDGAATVIGSAIGGAATMREGVLKDAEAPRMVSPFFVPSSIVNMGAGTVAQRFGFRGPGAAPVTACASSADAIGQAYRLVRDGYAGAALAGGSEACIASPLIAGFANLRALSRRNDEPHRASRPFTADRDGFVMGEGATMLLLETAESAAARGAYVYAEICGYGQTSDAYHVTAPDPTGESAARAMLAALREAGLRPGEIDHVNAHGTSTPFSDAAETKAVKAAFGTHSGNLAVSSTKSMTGHLLGAAGATETAFCALAIDRGIIPPTINQDAADPECDLDYVPNTARPYEVRAALSNSFAFGGQNVSLALQRFVEE
- a CDS encoding SCP2 sterol-binding domain-containing protein — translated: MTAEPTFSPERVAVLRSGALPEIRAALAGLPREELAAWLATPEGEAVLRAAFERMPERYTGGITDGPRTARWEVARPPAGTVAYDLVLTEDTCDVREAAASGAPAVTLALDAVSFVEMASASAQGMDLLLKGRLRIEGDVQLAIRMESLFGLAEPGEPG